Genomic window (Pseudomonadota bacterium):
TGCTGGCCGGCAGTGTGGGCGACGGTCCCATTACCGGGGCCAGCGTGGAAATCTGGACCGCCCAGGGCAAACTCGTAGCCACCACGACCAGTGACAACACCGCGAGCTTCAGTTCGCGGCTGCGGATCCGGCGCTCGAGCTACCCGTTGTTACTCAAGGTCAGGGGCGGCATCGACCTCGTCACCGGCAGCGCGCCCGACTTTCAGCTGCTGTCCATCATGCCTGACCGCTATACGCGCCGGGTCAACATCAATCCCTTCACGACCCTGATCGTCAGGATCGCACAGGCTCTGCCCGGCGGGGCCACGCTGGCCAATACCGAGTACGCCCGCAAAACCGTGATGAACGAAATGAGCTTCGGACTCGAACCGGGCCTGGTCGCGGAACCGTTCACCGCACCCATCAGCGACACCAATATTGCCAGCCTGATCAAGTCGAGCGAAGCCATGGGTGAGCTGGTACGACGCACCCGCGACCTGATAGCGGACACCGGCGTCACGGCCACCGGCGATGACGTGCTGACAGCACTCGCCGCTGACATGCGCGATGGCAGCCTTGACGGCTCGGGTGCTGGCGGAACCGATGCACGGATCTCGGCTGCGGCCCGGATCCTCTCCGCGCAAGTGCTGGTGGAGGCATTGCCCAACACCCTGAAGATAGCCGGTATTGTCGCCACACCGGTCATCGACCAGTCGATCGTGACCACCCGCGCCGGCATCGGCAGCGACAAGTTGACCCAGCAGGTCAGCATCAACGCCGCCATGTTGCAGCAAACCAGCGCCGCACTGACGGCTGCGCGCTCCCTCGATACCAGTGCCGAGTTGCAAGGCCTTGAAACCATCGTCGCCGGGATCACCCCCGGCACACTGCCGGCCGACATCGCGCCGCTGCTGCCGGCGGACGCCTCCCGGGCACTGGATAATGCCGTGTTGCTGCTTGCATCTGCCGACGCGAGCCAGCTCGCCGCGATCAACAGCATGAGCATGCAGCGCGGCGCTGGCAGTCAGCCAACTGCCACGGAGACTGCACCCGCGGCCGACACGTCAACGACCGACCCGGAATCGCAGGATGCCGCGACCACGACCTCCGAGGACAGTACCGCCTCGAATACGTCAACCCGGTCCTGGTGGTCGCGACGGAGCGGGGCACGCGCGACAGCGAGCACCGATTCAACCGCGACACCGACGACGACCGATTCCGGAAACACGACTGCGGGCACACCGGTCATCACGACTACCAGCCCGGGTACGACGACCACAACGACAACCGCCCCGGCTGCGACAACCACCACGGCACCCGCAGCCGTGAACAGCGCGCCCGTCATCAGCGGCTCGCCCGCGCGCAGCGTCGAGGCCGGCAGCGCCTACAGCTTCCAGCCCGGCGCCAGCGATGCCGACGGCGACACCCTCACCTTCCGCATCAGCGGCAAACCGGCCTGGGCCAGCTTCGACACCGGCACCGGCCGCCTGAGCGGCACCCCGGCCAACGCCGGCAACTTCGGCAATATCGTCATCTCGGTGACCGACGGCACGGCCAGCGCGAGCCTGCCGGCCTTCGCGATCGACGTGACGGCTGCGCCGGTCACGGTCGGGAGTTTCACCCTGTCCTGGACGGCACCGACCGGCCGTTCCGATGGTACCGCGCTGTCGCTGTCGGAAATCGGGGGCTACCATATCTATTACGGTACGACGGCCGGCAACTACCCGAATTCCGTCGATGTCAGTGATGGCAGTGCCACGACGGCGACCGTGCAGGGCCTGACGGTCGGCACCTATCACGCGGTGATGACCAGCTACGACAGCAATGGACTGGAGAGCGCCCGCTCTGCAGACATCGTCAAACAGGCACAGTAACGGCGACACGAGCCACCACCGTCGTCACCGGTCACCCGGGCCGGGATGCGGGCCTGGTGCAGGCGCCGTGGATCCTGGCGCCCGGGTAGGTGCGGTTCCGATGCAACCGGCATGCGGCGGCAAGCCGGCCGTGTCAGCTCGATGACAAGTGACGTAGCTGCTCGTAACGGAAACAGTTCGTGACGTGATCGTTGACCAGCCCGGCTGCCTGCATATAGGCGTAGCAGATGGTCGTACCGACGAAGCGGAATCCGTGCGCGCGGAGTGCCTTGCTCATGGCGTCGGACTGGGCGGTACTGGCAGGCAACTGGGCATGCGAACGCCAGCGGTTGTGCCGGGTGCGGCCATCAACGAACTGCCAGACATAGTCATCAAATGAACCCGCACGCTCCTGCAATGCCAGGAACTGCCGGGCATTGCCGATGGTCGCCTCGATTTTCTGCCGGTTGCGTATGATGCCGGCATTGCCGAGCAGCGTCTCGACCTTGCGTGTCGAGTAACGCGCGATACGGACGGGATCGAAATCATCGAAGGCGGCGCGGAAATGCTCGCGCTTGTTCAACACCGTCGACCAGCTCAGACCGGCCTGGAAGGCATCGAGCACGAGAAACTCGAAATGCTTGCGGTCATCGTGGACCGGCACTCCCCATTCGGTATCGTGATATTGCACCATGAGGGCGTTCGGTCGGGGTATGAGCGGCCATTGGCAGCGCGACAGATCGGGATCGTAGGACATGCGGTCAGTATAGCGCCGGTCAGCGCCCGTGCCGCGCTTGTCGGGCGCGCTGCCTGACAGACTGTCATATCGATGCGCGCACTGCCGATCCGCCAATCCGGAGATTCCGGATGGCGTTGACTCGTATCAATGCCGTGGCCCGTTATCCCGTGCTAAAAAATAATTGTCCAAATAATAACAGCGCGCTGTTGCGCGGCAGGCACCGGGGG
Coding sequences:
- a CDS encoding putative Ig domain-containing protein gives rise to the protein MQLAACGGSSDTAATAAASSAGADVTDEILLAGSVGDGPITGASVEIWTAQGKLVATTTSDNTASFSSRLRIRRSSYPLLLKVRGGIDLVTGSAPDFQLLSIMPDRYTRRVNINPFTTLIVRIAQALPGGATLANTEYARKTVMNEMSFGLEPGLVAEPFTAPISDTNIASLIKSSEAMGELVRRTRDLIADTGVTATGDDVLTALAADMRDGSLDGSGAGGTDARISAAARILSAQVLVEALPNTLKIAGIVATPVIDQSIVTTRAGIGSDKLTQQVSINAAMLQQTSAALTAARSLDTSAELQGLETIVAGITPGTLPADIAPLLPADASRALDNAVLLLASADASQLAAINSMSMQRGAGSQPTATETAPAADTSTTDPESQDAATTTSEDSTASNTSTRSWWSRRSGARATASTDSTATPTTTDSGNTTAGTPVITTTSPGTTTTTTTAPAATTTTAPAAVNSAPVISGSPARSVEAGSAYSFQPGASDADGDTLTFRISGKPAWASFDTGTGRLSGTPANAGNFGNIVISVTDGTASASLPAFAIDVTAAPVTVGSFTLSWTAPTGRSDGTALSLSEIGGYHIYYGTTAGNYPNSVDVSDGSATTATVQGLTVGTYHAVMTSYDSNGLESARSADIVKQAQ
- a CDS encoding DNA-3-methyladenine glycosylase I, translating into MSYDPDLSRCQWPLIPRPNALMVQYHDTEWGVPVHDDRKHFEFLVLDAFQAGLSWSTVLNKREHFRAAFDDFDPVRIARYSTRKVETLLGNAGIIRNRQKIEATIGNARQFLALQERAGSFDDYVWQFVDGRTRHNRWRSHAQLPASTAQSDAMSKALRAHGFRFVGTTICYAYMQAAGLVNDHVTNCFRYEQLRHLSSS